One Nicotiana tomentosiformis chromosome 4, ASM39032v3, whole genome shotgun sequence genomic window carries:
- the LOC104085662 gene encoding fluoride export protein 1: MDCENKDSELRKIGSSRTSSAASSLRRRSLSLSFSLRKRLNDDDDDDEIESVSEAGDIGDRELQSNRYSGSGRLRLIDENAPEHGVVVPISEEWSRDPNAMTSLAPVSPSKLPERKENDEKTEVPWVLEYTSCLLFQAVFGILGVLLRYGLQILFGPRIVGATSDHSYMYLDLPSNMVGSFLMGWFGAVFKEDISRFSTSLAIGLSTGFLGSLTTFSGWNQKMLDLSVEGQWVFVVLGYLIGLFLVAYSFIFGVETAKGVRWLHRRATMNSLNCGTDYHWRVDSYKRHVLVILFLLCILLLLWGMSIGLEVTKFSSGSTKAQLWLACIVGPFGVWIRWFLARLNGRGLGKSGFLKWVPFGTLIANVLAACVMAALATLKKAVKTQTCDTVASGIQFGLLGCLSTVSTFIAEFHAMRESKYPWRAYVYALSTMLISFVLGTLIYSVFVWTENFSKRSS; the protein is encoded by the exons ATGGATTGTGAGAATAAGGATTCTGAGCTCAGAAAAATTGGATCATCTCGCACAAGCAGTGCCGCTTCTTCTCTCAGGAGGCGTTCTTTGAGTTTGTCGTTTTCTCTTCGTAAGAGGCtgaatgatgatgatgatgatgatgaaatcgaatctgtatcAGAAGCAGGAGATATCGGGGATCGAGAGCTTCAAAGCAATAGGTACAGTGGGAGTGGTAGgctgagattaattgatgaaaatgCACCAGAACATGGAGTGGTTGTACCCATTTCAGAGGAATGGTCTCGTGATCCCAATGCTATGACTAGTCTTGCTCCAGTATCCCCCTCAAAATTACCCGAGCGTAAAGAGAAT GATGAAAAAACAGAGGTGCCATGGGTTTTGGAGTATACTTCATGCCTCTTGTTCCAAGCTGTATTTGGAATACTGGGG GTTTTGTTGAGGTATGGTCTCCAAATATTGTTCGGGCCAAGAATAGTTGGTGCCACAAGTGACCACAGTTATATGTATCTGGACCTGCCTTCTAACATG GTCGGTTCGTTCTTGATGGGTTGGTTTGGTGCGGTCTTTAAAGAGGACATTTCCAGATTTTCAACTTCACTGGCCATTGGATTGTCAACTGGTTTTCTAGGAAGCCTTACAACTTTTAGTGGTTGGAACCAGAAAATGCTCGATCTTAGTGTTGAAGGCCAGTGGGTTTTTGTAGTCCTTGGCTATCTCATAG GTTTATTTCTAGTTGCCTACTCATTCATATTTGGGGTTGAGACTGCCAAAGGTGTCCGTTGGCTCCACAGAAGAGCCACTATGAATTCATTAAACTGTGGCACCGACTACCATTGGAGAGTAGATAGCTACAAGCGCCATGTACTAGTTATTCTCTTTCTGCTATGCATTCTACTTCTGCTTTGGGGTATGAGTATAGGACTGGAGGTAACTAAATTCAGCAGTGGCAGCACAAAAGCGCAGTTGTGGCTGGCATGCATAGTTGGTCCATTTGGGGTGTGGATCAGGTGGTTCTTAGCACGACTGAATGGACGCGGTTTAGGAAAATCAGGCTTTCTCAAATGGGTACCTTTCGGGACTTTGATTGCCAATGTATTAGCAGCTTGTGTCATGGCAGCACTAGCCACCTTGAAGAAAGCA GTTAAGACGCAGACATGTGATACTGTTGCTTCTGGTATTCAATTTGGGCTACTGGGTTGTCTAAGTACAGTTTCCACTTTCATTGCTGAATTTCATGCAATGAGAGAAAGTAAGTATCCATGGAGGGCGTATGTGTACGCTTTGTCTACAATGCTTATTTCATTCGTCTTGGGCACTCTTATATACTCCGTCTTTGTTTGGACTGAAAATTTCAGTAAAAGATCAAGTTAA
- the LOC138909949 gene encoding uncharacterized protein → MSTKSLWSNFMWNKYCKKELPTVVNFRGGSHIWRQILNAREEVEHEIVWKLKSGTTNIWHENWIGLGALYHVLPEDFPINVCLQKVAELRQGEAWDDQLLDQTFNEEISEHIRLNVHYEGIEVYWDRPYWMPTPSGKFSVSSAWQILRHRADPNQEFKLMWIKDYKALVVCSLLSKIKATIPSSTGYHHLGALEEKKCRYI, encoded by the exons ATGTccacaaaatctttgtggtctaatttcatgtggaataagtattgcaagaaggagctACCAACAGTGGTGAattttaggggagggtctcatATTTGGAGACAAATAttgaatgctagggaagaagtagaacatgagatcgtatggaaattgaagagtggaacaactaatatttggcatgaaaattggattggattgggtgcactttatcatgtattgcctgaagactttccaatcaatgTATGTCTTCAGAAGGTGGCAGAACTGCGGCAAGGGGAAGCATGGGATGATCagctgctagatcaaactttcaatgaggaaatatcagaacatataaggctaaatgtgcatTATGAAGGCATTGAGGTATATTGGGATAggccatactggatgccaactccttcaggcaagttcagtgttagcagtgcttggcaaatattaaggcatagggctgatcctaatcaggaattcaagttaatgtggattaaag attataaggcattggtggtatgctcaTTGTTGTCCAAAATTAAAGCCACTATTCCAAGCAGTACCggctatcatcacttgggagctttggaagagaagaaatgcag GTACATatga